In Macadamia integrifolia cultivar HAES 741 chromosome 13, SCU_Mint_v3, whole genome shotgun sequence, one DNA window encodes the following:
- the LOC122058620 gene encoding senescence-specific cysteine protease SAG12-like, with amino-acid sequence MAFTLQCCCISLAMFLSLGFWASQVEARALAEVSIVDRHEQWMAQYGRVYKDATEKEKRFLIFKNNVERIESFNKADDKLYKLGINRFADLTNEEFKAAHTGYMKPTIQRSSSNTVFRYHNATAVPTKMDWRKEGAVTPVKDQGGSCGSCWAFSAVAAVEGITQLKTGKLVSLSEQELVDCNRDGTNEGCNGGYMSKAFQYILHNKGLTTESNYPYKGIDGTCNKKAAAHHAANISGYEEVPANNEEALLKAVANQPVSISLEGGGFDFQLYSSGIFNGKCGTDLDHAVTAVGYAVSKDGTKYWLMKNSWGAGWGENGYMRIQRDVAAKKGLCGLAMMASFPTA; translated from the exons ATGGCTTTCACACTCCAATGCTGCTGCATTTCCCTGGCCATGTTCCTCTCTTTAGGGTTCTGGGCTTCTCAAGTAGAAGCCCGGGCTCTAGCTGAAGTGTCTATTGTGGATAGACATGAGCAATGGATGGCTCAATATGGGCGTGTGTACAAAGATGCCACAGAAAAAGAGAAGCGGTTCTTGATATTCAAGAACAACGTGGAACGTATAGAGTCTTTCAATAAGGCTGATGACAAACTATACAAGCTAGGCATCAATCGATTTGCAGACCTAACCAATGAAGAGTTCAAAGCAGCTCACACTGGATACATGAAGCCTACAATACAAAGATCATCGTCAAACACAGTGTTTAGATACCATAACGCGACTGCTGTGCCAACTAAAATGGACTGGAGAAAGGAAGGAGCTGTGACGCCCGTCAAGGACCAAGGTGGAAGTTGCG GAAGTTGTTGGGCGTTCTCAGCAGTTGCAGCCGTGGAAGGAATTACCCAACTGAAAACTGGTAAACTAGTGTCTCTGTCAGAGCAAGAGCTAGTAGACTGCAATAGAGACGGCACTAATGAGGGCTGCAATGGTGGCTACATGAGCAAAGCCTTCCAATACATCCTCCACAACAAAGGCCTCACAACTGAATCTAACTACCCATACAAGGGAATTGATGGCACTTGCAATAAGAAGGCGGCTGCCCATCACGCAGCAAATATCAGTGGATACGAAGAAGTTCCAGCTAATAATGAGGAGGCCCTGCTCAAGGCAGTAGCAAATCAACCTGTCTCCATTTCCCTAGAGGGAGGTGGATTCGACTTTCAGCTCTATTCCAGCGGGATCTTTAATGGGAAGTGTGGCACTGATCTTGATCATGCTGTTACGGCGGTCGGCTATGCAGTGAGTAAAGATGGGACTAAGTATTGGTTGATGAAGAATTCATGGGGAGCTGGTTGGGGTGAGAATGGGTACATGAGGATTCAGAGAGATGTTGCTGCAAAGAAGGGTCTTTGTGGGCTTGCCATGATGGCATCCTTCCCTACTGCATAG